The genomic interval TGATGATAACGACTACGATGATAATTATGATTTTGCAGATATTGAATGTGCCAGTGTGACATTCACTCCCATTTAGAGGTGTGTTTCAGTTACATTTCAGTATAATAACTTACCATAAAGAGATCAATTGTATTGCAGTGCAGTGTAATGCAATACATTACACACTATATAACTAAAAATGACTCATTTTGTAATTTCCATATTTGAAATTAAATCTGggaatttataaataatactgctaTAACTCAAGGCTTTTTTCTGTGTGTAGTCGTTGCAGGGCCATAGCAAAGCATGAGCTTGCTGTCACACATGAAGTCTTTCAAGGTAAAACAAATGAGACCTGCTTATTTCATATAcacataatttaataattgttttccTTATAGACCACTTGTTTGATGAGAATCTAGTATGTTTAAGTCTTTTATTCCACTCTTTTTCCCTCAGGTGAATGTAAATGTGATTGAAGCTCAGAAACTGGTCGGGGTTAACATCAACCAAGCAGTGTATGTGACTATTGGAGATGAAAAAAAGCACACAGCTACTCAGAAGTCTACCAACTGTCCATTTTACAATGAGGTAACTACTTGCAGAGAACTCCGTTATAAGCATCTGAAGGTTTAGGCCTCTctccgattttttttttgttgttgctgtttttgtcTTTAATAACTTCATGTTTGAGATGTGCTCTTTGATAAAGTGATTGAGATTTCTGTGAGTATTCTCAGAGACACTATCGGAGGGCAATTAAAGAGATTTAAATGGACTTACATAAGTTTCTTACAAACTGTATACAGCAGCTAAAATGGTTTTAATGTTATTTTGCCTATAATAACTAGTGATGCTcatgtaaaatgtgaaaaatatacagtattgAAATGATAACTGTTCTTAATCTGACCTTAATGTTTGACTTgaataaagtaaattaatttatatactgcCATATTTGAGGTCATCTGAcacaatgtttaatatttatgttgTGTGTATCAtggtaatttttttcttcttttattcttATGTTTTAGGTGGTTCATAAGAAAATTCTTGCCTTTTTGATGTCCCGCATAGGAATTTTTAAGATCGACATCAGCACAGTGTATCAGCAGCCGGGTAAACCCAGATAAACCCAGATTATGAAGCAATAAGTGCTCACTGCAAGCTTTGATGCACACATCTTAAGTAAAGATTACAGAAGTTGAAAGTTCATTGGTAAAATGATAATAACATACCCTAGGCATTTTAATGGTGATAATTAACTCATCACAGAtggtagaaaagaaaaaaataatgattatagGTCTGCTTAGAACCACATTTTCTAAGACATTACAACtaacttattattattcaaataatttttatagatttttgcaGTTTTACTGGTTATTATACAACAATCTCAGGCAAACAAACATATACAACATTCTTCTTAAATCACATATTTCACACCAAAACACTGGGTTGGTTGAGATATGATAAATTATGAAATAGTGTCCCATAATGATTCAATGTAAGATAAAAAGGGCTGCCAGACCCTATAAAACTTTCCAGAGGAGACTTGGATAGGATTCTTAAGGTGCTCAAGTTTAAGATAAGACATCATCTCTGTGTTTGTGAGATGGTGGTCTTGCCTTTTTCCAACTCAGGATAATAAGGCACCTAGCCAAAAATGGCCAAAAGGCAATGATTTCTACCTGATTAGCTGATTGGTGCACTTCTTCCAGCTCTACACCGAAAATGAAAAGTCAAGGGATTAGGGTCTTTGTCACATAGAGATGTAAATGTTCTGAAGATGTCTATCCAAAAACGTTTTAATCTGGAGCATCCCCAAGATCATTACAACAACTTAACACATTCGATATATATCTTACAGATCACAGTTTCTACCAGATATGGGCTCCGCTTACTGACCCAAAAGTTACCCGCTCTGGAATGAAAGGTTATGTGAAGTCCACAGTGAGTGTGGTGATGAAAGGAGACCTCATGGGCATGGTCAGCTTGGCACCAGCTGGCAGCCAGAATGATGACACTGAAAAGTAAGAGCTTGCCTTATGTTAACATGGCTGTTCTCATCTTAAGGACACATCCCCCCTAAAAGAAACATTAATATCAGATGTTTGGTTCTTTGGTCGTTGACATTAGTATGTTCAGTAGACAGTTTGTAGCATCTGAAACTTCAATATATTTTGGTGCATTTTCATGTGGCATGTAGGAACCTTCTCCTTCCAAAGAGGATGCCTTCAGAACGCCCTTGGGCAAAGTTTGTCCTGAAGATCTTCAGAGCGGAAGGTCTGCCCAGCATGAACTCGGGTTTCATGGGGAATATAATGAGAGACAAGAAGGTTTTCCTCGACCCTTATGTTCAGGTCACATTTGCTGGCCAGCAGGTGAATTTCAATTTTGTTTTGAATTAGATATTTTGTTCCaacataaaaatgttaaacagGAAGGATGGAAAGTCATTCTCGCAATATGTTTGGTTGAATGCTTTCTTTGAtacatgtttgtttgttacaTGGGCTGCAATGACATGAaataggtttggaataacatgagggtaaaGTAAGTAATTTgagaattaatgtttttttttgtggactATCACTCCAGTCATGTATTTGCATACCTTCATGTTATAGGTTTTTACTGCTTTTTGAACAACTTCTACTTCATTATTTTTCTTCAATTTACTTTGCCTCTTTCCTCCATCCATCAGGTTTCAATCCCACCTTTGCCCCTACTTGGGTCAATCTCTTCGGCTCTCCACAGACATCCACAGGGATCTTAATGAAGGTCTGAGTGAAGGGATCTTCTATAGGGGCAGAATACTGCTCTCGCTGAGTGTGGAGGTTTATTCCTCCCCTACAGTTGTGGTGACGGAGAGTAGACCATTGCTAATGTGGAAAGCAAAAACGCAAGAGCTGATGGTCCAAGGAGAAGACAGCAGGCAAAGAAGGTATTGTCAAAATATATTAATGCATCAAGGAATATGTGTAGTTGTGGCGATTAAAGTAACCATAACAACATTAGCTCAGCCAGTAGTGTAACATTTACCTCTTTGTTCGACCAATGGCAGATATCAAAAAATTTGCTTGTCATTAGTGGatatgtaatgtaaaatttttgGTCTTAtgcattcatacacacacaaagatgTTTCAGAAATGCTCTAGCACTCTAATAACAAAACGgaaaatgattttattcagcaataCAGAGTCCCAGTGGGCCTGCTGAGGAGTCTGTAGATGTTGGTGCTGAGGTACCAGCTGCCATTACTGTCAAAGTGGAAGATGTTCACCCTCTTCCTGAGGTGATCAGGTCTGCCTGATAGGAAGAGAGAAAACAGTCTACCATGTTCTATTTCGGATTATACGCGAGTTAGTTCTATAGTCTTCTAATTTGATTGGGTGAGCAGCATGACATGAAAGCATCCCAACTGTGTGGGAATTTTTCTGCAAGTTACACCGTTACAGCAATTGGTGACGAGTCATTATGAGTGAACCAGAGGAACATTCACTCAATAGATTCATTCACAGCACTTATTCGGTTAGAAAAAGGGGTTGTCTttaagtcattgaatcattcactaaaTGTGTTCAAGATACTGAATCATTCATTACTGTGTGTTGCTTGGAGACTCACAGAGGAGGTAAAATAGACAATAGAATTtccaatattgtgtctaaaatctTCATTACCTGTTTACTAAACTGTTTAAAAGTACTGTCTAAAAGTAgtataaaacagttgtgctgatgtTAGACACAAACATGattatttgtactgtatgttataGTATTACATTTAATCAATGTTGTATCTGTTATTTCCTTATACAGAATTTCACTGGAGAGAAGGATGAATTTTTGTTGTTTGCATCCTTCTTTGAAGTGACAATGATAGATCCTTCTATTGGCTCCAAACAGTCACTGTTGAGCTGTCTATAGGTAAGATTAGACTGTTTTATCTCATAATATAAACAGCTGTTTGAGTATAAACCACACATACAAAAGTTTATGCagagctttattttatttcagttttagttttgagTAATTTATTATGTAAACTTTAGTTGCTATATGGCACGgccacatttctatttttttaatttatagtttcatctattatttatattcatttaacaattatttttttctttaaacatgtTTGGTTTTAGTTATATTTAGTTATGATTACACTGTTTCACAGGGAATTATGAGAAAACTGCAGATGTTGTAGTGAAGTCCAGCAAGAGTGGTAGTCAGGAGAATCTGGCTGAGGACAGACAGCCGCTGTTGGAATCAGAAGATGAGTTTGGAGAGAGGTGAACCTCTGAACGCTGGCCCTCGAGACAAATCCGTCACCCCACCCAGGAGACCACATCCCACTGAATATGACAGGTGAAATGACATTCTCAAGACTGACAGGCAGCTTATCGTTATGTGGAGTGCTGCAGGATTATCCAAGAATAGCAGCAAACTTTATCATACCATCCGGATCATTTAGTTGCATTCCTTATTCCAAGAGAAATCATGTATCTTTGTGTGGAGCTATTTTGAAGATCACACCTTCCGATTCCTAAACAGCAATTGGTCCAAGATGGCTGACCGACTGGCAAGTGACACTGAGCAGAAATATAAGATTGTGTCTTTAATGAGCAGAATTACGAATATAACAATCTAAAGTGTGTTACAGTCTACACGCTACCTTATTTCCCTTACGTCATTCCAAAAGCACTTGACTGTTAGAATTTTCTTAGTTTGGCTTGTGTCCTATGTTCTTTAAGGAAAATGGCATTGATGAAGTGGAGATGCTGTTGGAAAGATCAAAGATCAAGGCTAAAGAACGTTTGGTTGATGTCGTGCAGGAACTCTTTTTTCACTTGCACGTAGGACACATTTGCATGACTATTCTGAGTCTGTATTTCCCCTCTTACATTGTAGATTATAGATAATAGAAAGATTGTTCTCACTGCTCTTAGGCAGTACAGCAGTAACTTAGACATGAAGAGGAATCCTCGTCAAAACACCCTGGAGAAGTGTCATCAAAAGGAACATTGTGGGTGACTGTACAGTATTGATTTTGGTGTTACAGAAGTACGCTGATGAATTATATGGTTAAACCCACTAAGAGTCTTCATTGAGAATGTGATATGAATTGTAGGTTTTTTCTGGCCAAGCAGGCCctgagagcgagaaagagagtgACCAGAAATACGGTTAAAGACAGACTAGCAGATCTGAAGAATATCACAAAGAGGCTCCGCTTGGCCATAGAAGTAATGCTGTCAAGATTGGCTGTGTCTTATTGTTTACCTCAATTTATATctaaaaatgcatgttattttttaccTTGCTGACCCCAATCTTTTGCACAGTATTCTatggcttatttatttatttttattattttgttctatAGACCCCTGGAGGAGCAGTGGGGGAAATATTCGCCAAACTGGAAGTATTTATGTGGCTTGGTAtcacaaaatatgcaaaaaaactgTGTCACCAGCCTTCCAGCAGAGTTtagacccatttacgaagaagcaaCTTCTAGTGCATCAATTCCCTGTAACATGCCTCCCACCAAATTAGTGGTGGAAGGTACTTCCAACTTCATTTTAGCTAATACAAACATCTTGGATATTCTCCATAATTTGTCTCAGGCAGCTTTGAAAATTAATCAATTTTAATTTGGATGACATTTCATGAAAATGACAGTCTCTCCTTTTGTCCTTTCATCCAGACAGTTATTATTTCTAGTTACGTGCTCACATTTATCAAGCGCGTGGCATTATTGCAGCCGATGACAATGTACTGTCCGACCCCTTCACCAATGTTGTGTTCAGCACACAGTGTCAGCTCACATGGGTGAGTCTCATATTTATTAACacgtaagtttttttttctctgttcacaATAAAAAGCACTGTATAAGAAAATCACTAAAAACTTACTTTTATTCAGTTCACGTGAGATTAATTGCCCATTTATGATGTCCATTCAGTCCACCTGGGTTCTGAAGCGACATGGAAATGAGTCAGTCAGCCTTTATTGATTGCAATTTCGTGTCTCAGAGATTGTTAAAGATTTTATTCTTTGTAGGTGATGAAAGAAACTCTGTCCCCGACGTGGTGTGAGTTACTCCTCTGTGATCAGGTTCTGATGGAGGACAGTAAGGACAAGTACAGAGAAGACTCTGTGGTCATCATCAACACCTATGACTACAACAAACTAGTGAGTGAtagtttttaatgcattaactgtTTTGGAAAGCTGTAATCTGTGAGTCAGTTGTAAATGGCACTTTAAAAACCATGCTTAAACAAAACCCTGCAGTTTTTTGAGATCACAAAAGGCAAAAGCAAAGCTGGGGAAATTTTGGCAGTACTTGAGCTCATCGAGTTGGATTACTCAAGCTTCGGAGAGGTGGGACTCCAGTTTTTCTCATTAATTTGACTGCAAAAGACAATGACAAGAGTCTAGCTTAACACACATATAGACATGTCATGACCAAGCATTCATTTGTCTGTTAGAGAGCagcttaaatgtttttgaaagtagtctctttatgttcaccaaggctgcatttatttgaaaaaacaaaacaaaaaaacagtaatatagtgaaataatattgctattacattatattattaactTACgtcttctactttaatatattttaaaatgcattaaggcaAAGCTAAAGTGTATTATGTCACAGAATCTTTtgatgttgatttggtgctcaaacaaCAATtcctattattatttatgttgaaaacagttgtgttgctttaaCTTGATGGTAAAGATGATTTGCAGCAATCCTTCACCTCAATATATATCAGAGAGTTTTAAAATGTGccttttaaatgttatgtttatgtgctcggaATCCATCCCAGCCAGCTCTGCCACTGGATGTTGACCCCAAGGATCAACAGTAGATGGAAGAAGAATGCTATTATATCATTCCCGAGGGAGTTCGACCTGTGCTCAGGAAATACAGAATAGAGGTGCAAACTTGAACAGATATGAACTGAATAAAcattgaaagtgtttttttaCGTCACAATTTAAAGGTTTTCAATGCCGAAGAACAAACTGATTCATCAGATGTGCATAAGTCACCCCTTCAAGTGTTTAAAATAGCAGCATGGTTTGACCTACTGCACAAGTTTGCCTGCTGACTGGCGTGGTACTTATCTACAGTGTTTTGAACTCAAACCCTTAAACTGCAGGTTTAGGGACTGAGGGACCTGAAAAGAGTCAAACTGTTTGAAGTGGAGCAACCTCAAGTGAGGATTTGAGTGTGCGGGCAACACGATCGAGTCAGAGGAAATTCAGAGCTACAAGCAGAATCCCAACTACAGTGATGTGGTTAAACACTTTGATGTTGTAAGACTCCCTCTTTTCAAAGTATTAGACCTTATCTCAGGAGCTGTGTTGAGAACATGCTTGCCATACAAGCACTGACCACATATCCTGTTTCAGAATTACTAAAAGCACTACTGGTGAGATGTCTTGCTCAGAATGatttattacacaatattaagTCTTTGTTAGTTGTAATAGGTTATTATTTGTGATTATTTGGTGCATTAACTAACACCAAAGCAATAATTTTATATGTAACATCCtagtaaacattaaaaaagtaagCATTAAATATTTGATGAGGATGGCTTGATATTAATCATCTACTTGCTTTTATTATCATAACTGTACAATAGCTCATAACTGGATATGTGTCCTCAGGAACTGCATCCCCCTCTTTCTATCTTCATAATGGAGCAGAGGGCCTTCGGGAGGCTGGTCCTGGTGGGAACTCACGTGGTCCGAAACCTCGTGCAGTTTGGTCCCAGGGATCAAGAGGAGTGGAAAGACGAGGAGGAGGAGCCTGGGGGCATGGGACCTTTTATAGCTCATATGTTTCTAGTTTAAAggccaaaaaaaataaagcatctgCTGTTCTGATATGTGTACATAAATAATGCACATTCAAAAGTGCACCAAACTCTCTTTCTTTATAAACTAGGATGGCGTGAAACTTTGCTGAAATGAGAAGACACTGACTACACTTATATGCACACTATTCTTATTAAGGATCTAAATTATGTTTAAGTTAGAAGATAGTTCTGAACATGAATTAAGTTAACTAATTTCTCATCCATGCCCTTAACAGCAACACACAATAATTACTTCCAATAAATTTTGAATTGAGAGCTCATGAGATTCCTACAGcacttttttttgcttatttctaGTATTGTTTAGAAGTCTAACTGAtccaaaaatgttttcattcagaaCAACTGCCTATTGCAGACATAATTACATTAAATTGGATTGCACTGCTTTGAACAGTGAATGCTCTATATACgatgtaagttgtaataataattcataataagactgtttatactgtattttgatcaaataaatgcagccttggtgagcataagacacttctttggaaaacaaagtattttcatcCACATTTGGAAAAATATCACTATTTTTGCGGATCAAAACATGGTCACTGttgacctttatttttaatatagactacagtttttaatatattttcacataGAAAATTCTTAAACATTTGCTCACAATTTTAGAGAAGAAGCCTCCCCAGAAGACTACTCCTCTAACCACGGTGATCACCATGGACTTGGGTGGACTTCCTCTGAAACAGAGCAAAATTCCTGTTAACCCTCTTAACTTAGTCATGGTTAGTTCCACTGTGTTTTTTTCAGTCCATAAGAATGAACACATTTTGTAGTGTTCCTCAAATTGCTACTCACCATATGTGTGAAACAGTTCAAAACTGTATATGCCATCTTCCACCACTTTTCAGAGGTTTTGCAAACACTTATCTTCAGACAGCTGCCATGTGGTCATGGAGAATCCAGTTTGGGTGAAATGATGTAAGTTGGTTGCTTTGGGATGTTTGAAATAGCTCCTAATTAGTACTTAGCGCACACGTTTTAACCACCCACAGCCTGCAGATATTAAATGTGAAGCCCTTTGCACCCATTAACCTGTTGATTATGGTGTGAATCTGCTGGTTTGTTGAGCGCAGTGAAGTGTGTTCCTGTGTCAGTTTGAGCTCCTGCTGTTAGATCACTCTGATTAATTGGGCAGCCACTGCATAGCCAAGACCCCTGCTGACATCCAAATGGGATGCTTTCAATCATGAATGTGTGCATTTGGCTTCTAAAAATCCATGTTTGTGTTTAGTGTGTAAAGTCCTGTTCACAAATTAAAGGTTAGGAATGACATGTGGGTGAGTGaatgagttttaattttaaaaataatgtattgcAGAAAACTCTATTTTCAGTCTCCAATCAAAAAGGTGATTTTGAGCAGGAGTTAGAGGAGGAGCCACCAGAAAAGGAGGAGCTTGATTGGTGATCTAGATATTATGCATTACTGGCTGAACTCGAAAAACAGGTGATAAATTATTTTGATCATTTATTGTATAAACTACGTGCCTCGTTGATTGTCTCAATGTGTAAATGTTTCCATCTCTTCTTCAGGAGGAGAAAGAGGATGACTTGGAAGATGGACACGATGGAGGTATTATAAGCACAAGCATGATTTAATTGTTACTCTATTATAAATGAATcggtgtttttgaacaaatcagttgagtgaataaaTCAATGTCTCATTCATAAAGACTTACATCACCTATCAGTAAATGTACCAGCGTCTGAATTTGGAAGAGCATAACAACAGCGAATTCAGACATCTGAATGAAACCAGTTTGACAGAGTCCTAAAACATATATGGGCACTTAAAAGTTGATTATCAAatgcattacattatattacttgtagTTGAACAAGACTTGAAATTGTGGTTAGTCTACTGTTCAATTATGGGTGGATTGAAAGTGAAATTACTTCTGAGAAAAGGTCTACCGTAATTTGTTTGTGGATACCGCTTGGTTTGAACTTTCTTGTGTgatgacattcagacatttttattGTAACCTAAGTGGCCACATCCTTTGCTTAGGAcatgtgtgtgaatctgaaggtaAATTACTTCACACATGCACTAAAAATCAGCTATGAACTGATTGAAAGTGAAATTACTTCTGAGAAAAGGTCTAGCATAATTTATTTGTGGATACCATTTGGTGTGAACTTTCTTGTGtaatgacattcagacatttttagTGTAACCTAAGTGGCCACATCCTTTGCTTAGGATGCCTGTGTGAATCTGAAGGTAAATAACTTCATACATGCACTTAAAATCAGCTATGGGCTGATTGAAAGTGAAGTTACTTCTGATGAAAGAATTTGTTTATGGATGTTGCTTGGTTTGAGCTGTCTTGTGTGATGAGTATATTAGTGTGACCCAAGTGGCCACATCCTCTGCACTAGGATGCTCAGTACTGATTGTATTTCGAAGTATCAGTGTAATGTCACATTGTGCAGATGGAGCACCACTAAGCATGTCAGCACTAGAGGCTGAGGTATAAGATGATAAGACTGTGA from Carassius carassius chromosome 44, fCarCar2.1, whole genome shotgun sequence carries:
- the fer1l4 gene encoding LOW QUALITY PROTEIN: fer-1-like protein 4 (The sequence of the model RefSeq protein was modified relative to this genomic sequence to represent the inferred CDS: inserted 1 base in 1 codon; deleted 2 bases in 2 codons; substituted 8 bases at 8 genomic stop codons) yields the protein MIGRSLLKTDDEKGDKDDDNDYDDNYDFADIECASVNVNVIEAQKLVGVNINQAVYVTIGDEKKHTATQKSTNCPFYNEVTTCRELHVLFDKVIEISVVHKKILAFLMSRIGIFKIDISTVYQQPDHSFYQIWAPLTDPKVTRSGMKGYVKSTVSVVMKGDLMGMVSLAPAGSQNDDTEKNLLLPKRMPSERPWAKFVLKIFRAEGLPSMNSGFMGNIMRDKKVFLDPYVQVTFAGQQENGIDEVEMLLERSKIKAKERLVDIIDNRKIVLTALRQYSSNLDMKRNPRQNTLEKCHQKEHCGFFLAKQALRARKRVTRNTVKDRLADLKNITKRLRLAIETPGGAVGEIFAKLEVFMWLGITKYAKNCVTSLPAEFRPIYEEATSSASIPCNMPPTKLVVEDSYYFXLRAHIYQARGIIAADDNVLSDPFTNVVFSTQCQLTWVMKETLSPTWCELLLCDQVLMEDSKDKYREDSVVIINTYDYNKLVSDSFXCINCFGKLXSVSQLXMALXKPCLNKTLQFFEITKGKSKAGEILAVLELIELDYSSFGEPALPLDVDPKDQQXMEEECYYIIPEGVRPVLRKYRIEVQTWGLRDLKRVKLFEVEQPQVRIECAGNTIESEEIQSYKQNPNYSDVVKHFDVVRLPLFKELHPPLSIFIMEQRAFGRLVLVGTHVVRNLVQFGPRDQEEWKDEEEEPGEKKPPQKTTPLTTVITMDLGGLPLKQSKIPVNPLNLVMSPIKKVIXEQELEEEPPEKEELDWXSRYYALLAELEKQEEKEDDLEDGHDGDGAPLSMSALEAEVXDDKTVIEIEPPAPKRKKIATLQLYKSELENKFSQFMDCLHIFSVYKEKSSLEDEEEDESTRYMGKYKLCFIAGIVSEDEDAVCQISNGIPKNAPIKVFVRVYVVKATNLAPTDQSVKADPYVVVKVGQQQMDSKEHYIPKQLNPVFGEKRSQMKPEELQFVDNSGNTFLLMGKVEAEFHLVTAEEAENTPVGKAHKEPEPLDKPNRPKTSFIWFVNPLKTFVFFIWKKYKKYITALIILVILGLILFLILYTLPTHISQLIVNG